ggagaattttgacaaaaaaatatttaaaatttcaaaaagttttaaaaaatttttaagaataattttgaaaagaaaatttaaattctttattgattttttaaatatttttaaaaaaatcttttagctaaaaatttcattaaaatctaaatttatttaattattttaatttttgaaaattatatttcattaaaaaaaaataaaattaattttagaaaatttttaaatcaaaattcttctaaaaatttaattttttaaaataaattaatttaaaattaattctttttattttcagtataACGTTCTTCCACCGAACTTAGAGGAAACCGATGCCGAAAATAACAATAGCAAATAGACAAATGCTCTTCCaacaaaatcttttaatagAATATCTCAAGTCTACCACAGATTACTACAAATCCTCAAAATAGAACGTAGCAACACAATTAGGGACGATAACGATAACAACTAGAAATCTTAAGAAACACgcatttttacacaatttgcacccaatttccacaaaaaagcCCTCCCTCCCTCAAAAACACGCCCTCATGTACAATATAACGAACAATGAAAGTCACGCATTTGGGACCTCACTTACTTGCACTGTCACAACAAAAAGACTTGTtggaagagataaaaaaaaaattaccaaaaaaactttttaaattttttgtacatatttttcataactaaTTAGGCAAAATTTATGCGCGCGCTCTCTGAAAAGCAGCAAATTCGTGGCTTCCTTCTTATATTGTTCATGAGGGTTTTTTGATAATCCCCTCCCGCAAGCAGTGTTGTGAATGTAAATCCTCAAGTAGTGATcctcgtaaaaaaatcaatcaatttattagaaatttggTTCACTTTTGCCTATTAAACGCTTACTAAAATAATCTATTAGAACTATACCTAAATACTATATTATACATTAATATGAGCTTACGAGTTAGTtagtttctctaaaaattagtCTAAACGAAAAAtactataaaatattattattatactgaAAATTTAGTACGTATTTCTAACGTCCACAAATTAAGAAGCAAAGTCAATAAAAGGATGAATTATTGCTCAGGTTTCATgacattcaaatttaaaatgagcaaaaataagAGGGTTTGGAattattcttgaaaatttctttaaattaatttaaattttaagctgatataattttgagaattgtttcaatattttaagatatatgaaatatttttttatgtgaattatttaatttaataaaatttaattatttaaataaaaaatggtaaataatataattatttaattttataaatttaaaaaattaattatttaaaattaaaaaaataaaaaattaaaaaaatatgaaaattaaattatttattaaaattaaacatttatttaaaattttttttttaataaaaattaaaaataaaaattatttacatattaagttaataataatattatataaaataaaatttttattaatttaataaaaaatattttttttaaatattttttgaatttattatttttttatcgcaaaattaaaaaaataaattttggataaaattttatttgatgaaatatgtaacatttttctaaattatttcagctttaaatttaaaattataaaaaatgtcttctgaaaaattaaaaaaaatatattttttattaaaacataataaaaaattaaaaatattaagacaaaacgtaattaaaagtaaagatagtcaataaaaaaattagataagtTGACAAAAAATCCACCATCAAGAGATATACACCAAATGCTTCcgctaattaaatttaatgttagaaaaaagACAACAGATCGAAagacaaaaaaggtaaaaatttatattagaactcaaaattgaattataatttaaaaaaaaatcataaagttaattaaaaaaagtcaaaattttaatataaagtcctgttttattcatattataatatatatttattacaaataaaaagaaagataagcaaaaaatgatgatataaataataaaagttgttgATGAATGATGaaatcgcatttttatttaaaaaaaagaacattttttcctACAAATTAAACTgggcttcaaaaaaaattccaacaaaCAACTTAAATTAACTCATCATCCACCGTAATATCCTGCATTTCCATGATTTGCGGTCAGTTCTTCCAAAAATTCGGATTTTGTTCGAGGCGGCGTTGGAAGTTGACGTACCACGATTGCAATGTCGACAGAGGAACGAACGTTTCCATGGGATTTGGTTGCATCTGGGATTGTGTCACGGCAAAGCTCGATgcgaaattaaagaaattctcCAAAATCTTCTGTCCAAACTGCAAATAACTGTTTCCCGTGTTGGCAATTGCCGAAGTTTGTTGCAAAACATTCACCTCCGGCTCAATAGAGACGCCAATTTGTGCCGTATGCGAAATTTGTTGTTGCCCAAAGACAGATCCTTGATCCATAACTTCCAGTTCGTGCAATTTCTTCAGTTGATTTATCTTGAAAATGGCCGATGGCTTGGAGTTGGAGATGTGCCCGAGATACTGAAATTGCGGCGGCGAATTTGGATCGGGCCAGGAGAAGTAAACGGCACCTGCAGTGCCTAAAGCCATCGGGGTGTCGGCAGTGAGAAAGACAACGATGTGATTGATGTTGTCGGCTTCCGGAATTTCGATGAGATATTTGCCGGGTTCGATTTCTTGGAAATTTGTTTGGACCTGAAGAGGGAAAAAAAGCACACcgcttgtgaaaaaaattgcaaagccTCGAATATTCGAGAAATTTCTTACCAGTCTGCCAGATACGATGAGTCCTAACATGATGAAAGGTTAATTTGGGAGATCAGAAGTGAAAATCGATCGTTTCCGGAATTTTTCAAGGcgtatttgttcgaaaattttgagaaaaaccttttttgcaatgatttgtgtgaaaattgtaaacaacAGACTACAGAGCCGTCAAATGTGAATGACGTACCAAATGCTAATAGCGACTTGGAAAGCAAATggtataaaattcaatttaattttacgttaaacatttataaaaataatgttgaatattttgagaaaaaaaaagaaatatttaaaataaaaattaatgtttgtgaaaaaaaactttatgaaattaaaacttaaataattaatttaatatttttttttaaataaattaagaaattattatttttttttatttcaataaaaaaaaatatttaaacattaaaaaatagaaatattaaataatatattattattaataaaaatattaatattattaatttttaaaattgaaaattaattttttaaattaaaataatctttaaaaaatttttatttttgaaaagcaatttaatttttttaaatttattaaaaataatttttaaaaaattttatttaattttatttttttttaaaagcaatttaattttatttaattaaattttattaaatttattttatttatttaaaaaaaataaaattaataacattaacaaaaaacaaactcCATACAATGTTAACCGGcgtatttcattcattttattatacattcataaaaaatcagctgttcattcatttcaaaaattcattcacacaaaacaaaacttgaaccaaacaaaaatattgcaacTTCAGTTTGTTTTGAAACTTCATCCGGTTAAAACGTGtgtcgtttaaaaaattttaaaatattcttttaaaaaaataattaaaaaatttataataaaaaataactttaaaaattattagtatattttattaacaaagaaaaaaaaataatttaaaatataataaaaatttatattgaaaaaaaaaaattaaaattaaaccgtatccttcaaaaaaatttacctgaagtaaaatttcaagGAAGAAGTGTGAGAACACAtgtgaatatcaaaaattaaaaaaaatctcaaattgcatagataatttttgttgatacaTTTGCGTCTCTCGAACAAGACACGAAcagataaacataaaataaataataataaattcttgtATGTTTATGACGAGTACCgtgaaatattcaaataaatcacttggctaaaaaattttcaaaaagaaaccATATGGTAATAACCttatcttattaaatttaattataataacagTTAAAAAGTGCATCATATTTACGTTGTAATTACTCACTTTAGAATAAGAGTCAAGTGCGGTCGCAAATTTAGCACAACATAATacacatgttaaaaaaatattaattttagaaaacacTTAGACGGGTGTGTGCTTTAGTGTAAAAGTTGTGTAAAAAAGAAATGTTACTTGTTTTTGAAGTAAAGTGGATTTAATATCAAACAAcgcatgaaaagaaaaaaaaatatacagaaaaaaataaaacaaaaatagaaaagtaaCTGTATGAAGCAACATTTCTCTACTACACTCGATTATTAGAAGTGATTGAGAGCATTTGAtttgtttcaataaatatcaacGTCGACATCGTTCGAGAAAAGCTGTAAACTACAAAGATGCGGCAACGTTCTGCTTTTCGTTAATAATGAGCGTTATAGATAGTGGAAATGATCTGAAtcgaatgttttttaattaaaactgtttttcatacaaacaaacgaaaaaaaaagacacaaacataaaaattgagataTCTGGGTTAAGAATATATTCAACAAGATGGTTTTCTACAACGGTCAAGACttgggtaagttttttttctataaaattcaaaaaaaaaaaaaatcttaaaaattcttggAGGTGTGGAACGCATGCACATAGCGcacaattcaaacaaaattcgtGACTCTATTATTCCGAAAAAAACTCGGGCTTCTGATTGTTACatgtcaatatttatttatttttaggcgtgcttagaataaaaaaacacgaatttgtcgacaaatatttacttttcaaaattaaagcaaCAAATAACTATTAACGCCCGCGAACTAAACCCCTATCGATgcgagttaattttttatcaatatttttaaaaacatttttagtgaaagcaaagctttttatttatagctACAGGTCACAATTGATAAGAAATAATAGAACCATAATTTAGCCCAcaccataattttttgaaattttatatttttttttattttattttgtgtgagtTTGTATTTATCTATTGTCCGGCGACGACAACGAGGTGACTGAATGACTGGAGAATGGAATGGAACGAATTACTTCGAATGACATTCGTTAAGGTGCATTTTTTCGTGTGAGacatgaaacaatttttatgcgtttagttgctttaaaaaaagttgcaatgCGATTTTTGGACAAACAAGGAACCAAAAGTTGCCATTGACATTAATGAATGACATTATTTGTTCCGATTTTGTGCTAAAATCTATTGAAATATCGATTTAAAGCCTATTTAGAGCTTTAGAAATCTTTACCGGAACGTTTAAATGGTAAAGAATGAAGGTTTAAAGAGATTTAaacgagatttaaaaaaaaaatcgtgagaaTTCTGAATTTCCTAAATTTCGCACTTTttcagtatttaaaaaaaaataattaaaaaataaataaataaaataattaataaaataaataaataaaattaaaaaataaataaaatttatttaaaaaaaatactatgtTAAAAtatcgataatttttatttttttttataccataaatttttaatttttatttaagaaattgtaaggaatttttcaaaaatttaatttaattaatataataactttaatataatttttttcagtaaattttttttaaaaatatatttaaatatgtttgaaaattttttaattttattttattttttttaattttttaattatctttaatttttctttatattttttttttattcaaatttttaaaaagcataaaattgtgtaataatttccaactttttatGTCTAATTTAGTCGAAAActtcgtaaatttttataattttataatttaaaaatatattaattgtaATAGGTgacgcatttaaaaaaaaatcgcacttGCCTTCTACCAAATTctggatttttaaaatttcttctcaatCCTTCGATTTCCAAGTACCATTTACTCACAAAAGAAtgtttaaaacataaatttctcatttaagCTTATTATCTCAAAAAACAGCCTGAAGCACgaaaacaacataaaattctacaaaacaGAAATCTATTCAAAAACTCGCATAAACATAACATAAAAAAGAACATAATAGAACGATTCCTTATCAGtattaacaaaaaagtcattttaccTTTCATTCTGCCGGCCATTTCTACCTTTTTTCATCTTCTCGTGAGTCATCAACCTAAAACATTGAAGCAATTTCACGAGAATTtcttcgttgttttttttttcttgttttgtttatgaatGACGactatttgctttaaaatactTACAAATCGTCGCCGAGATCGCTTGTGCATTACTGGcacgcatcatcatcatcatcatttctaCGTGTTCTCATTTCAAATTCCATTCACATTTGGTTTCCTTTTTGAACGTTACTCTTCTTTCTCTTCATGTttctaaaatgaaattgaaactaaaaagttattaaaaaacgaGAAGATTAGAGTTTTATAGCAGGTTGAAGTGACACACAAAAcaagaattcaattttctcgTCTGTGAAATAATTCCAGATTAGAAACGTCGTTGTTGGAACTCCTAATAATTCAATCAAATAGCAGCATTAAAAAagtcattattttatattatcaaCGATTCTCAGTCCGAAAGCTAATTTAAACCAAAACTATCGGATGTTGGCctagaagagagaaaaaaactcataaaaaacgtacttaaatctttttttttctctaataaaattgtaatcaTCATCGTTATTTGTTGTGTGGCCAAAGCAGGTATCAATTCCAAATGCGATGATGACTTGTgtgaaaaaagagaagaaattgAATTCATGTTCGAAAAAATGGGTTTGGAGGTTCAAGTTCATAACCATGCATCATGTGTGAttgttaacaacaaaaaaaaagtattttttaatgtcattGTTTGTTAATATGCTTTTGTAGTTAATGTTGCGTTCACGACCAACATTAGGTAACTAGCTGCATGCCCCATAAATTTGTCAAGTTCGAACTCTGGAtcatgttaaaaaacaaaacgaaacataaacaaacatgTTTCCATAAAATTACACGGACCGGACTTTGCCTTAAATAGAGATGCAAAGCGTTATTAGATCAcatgtaaaagtttttgagaGTGTTAATCGACACTTTGGTAACCTAATAATGTAAATTGtttaatgttaaaagtttacttgtaaacaaacaacttttcctacttacaatttttttctctcggttAAAGtcttttatccatttgacgttgtatttttacaaacaaatgAGTTGGAGACGAGATCGGGGCACAAAGatcacaattttaataatgatgatgaggctgtttccattgaaatttgattgaaaactaTCACTTATGAGATGGtaaagaaagaaatgaaagaaagtaaattcgtatttatttatggctttttttgtttttttctaagatacagtgagtcatttttttatcgatttttattaccAATTTTCTTACcgattttcatacaatttttttttaccaattttcttaccgattttcatacaaattttttttaccaattttcttaccgattttcatacaattttttttaccaattttcttaccgattttcatacaattttttttaccaattttcttaccgattttcatacaattttttttaccaattttcttaccgattttcatacaaattttttttaccaattttcttactgattttcatacaaaattttttttttatcaatttaatattattttaatttttaactatttctgATGTTTGATATGTAATCATttcttaattgattttaattgatatataaaaataaaaaaataataaaaacttttaaaaaatcggtaaGAATCGGATAAAACATTACCACGTTTTGTACCACAAATTTTCTActgattcatatttttttagttttttttgacatttttaattatttatattaattttttacaaataaatatgaaaaataacaaaataacgtcagaaaaatcgaaaaaacggTAAAATTCTGACAAAACGAGACTCCCTGTAAAGTCAAATCTTCATTAGATActcgttattattaatatttgttcaaGATTAATTCCTTTCATAATCATCAaacaaataatgataataaaaaatacaacaaaaagggCTCcgattatgattaaaaatatatgataattAACTTGATGTCTCGATGCTCATGTCCAAGTGCATTGAAAAGCGGCaagttttcaaaagttatttatttttataggtaGCTCAAAATGGGTTGTATCTAAGAAATTGATCGTGTAAGcccattaattaaaaatcttttttgttttgttcctatagaaaagaaaaaaactaaatagaaatgtttgattttatttcttgttAATCTTTTATTCATGACGCAACATAAAAGACAGAAACAAATCGATTAATattgaatataaatatttctgatttttttttcaaaagtcgcCTTGTCACATGTTTGAATATCTGATAAGAACTGCGATACGGcgtaaaattcttgtaaataaTTATCAGTTCAGTCACagttatttagttaaaaatttctcaaatattgATCCAGAACTGGATAATAAGGTGTGAAACGAATTTATCTTATTAACAGTTTTGTTTGGAAAACCTTTTGTGACATTTACGTAAGCGAGCGTCGTGCCTTCGTGTGATGTTAATAACGCATgcacgagaaaaaattaacataagcATATGTTTAACCACACATTGAcacattctttaaaaaaatatcttcatttcattcgaataaataaacaaaaggaaTGCACTTTCGATGCATAGAGCGGCGATGACAAAATGGAACAATTGCCTTCGTTGACTTTGTATCTCATATTTCTTCTTTGGTTTGTAAATAACAATCACtcgtttgaataaaaattatctttttatataaaaggtaaaaagtcgagacaagacaagacaagCGAAAGACAAAGAAATATAAGCGATTCCAATAAAGTCATTCATGCATGGCTTGCCGTGTCATCAAAAATGTGGTTTTATGTCTTTATTTTCTCGTTTACTTTTtacaattctttaaaaattgtaaaaaaaattgcttgaataacaataaaagtaattaCAATATGGACTTGATAATAAATTGACATCAACGATGGTGGTTTTTAAtcgcaataataatgatattattgtttaaaaggTTGGCGGTTTACTATTACACTACTGCTGCTTGGTCAGTTTTCTCGTGAAATGACGTTAAAGTTTAACAATATGGTTGTAATTGTTACTTTATGGCTCGAAAATAGATGAAATTTGAACATTAAGGTGTTATTTTAACATCTTTTCGATTGATTTTTGatcttgagatgttaatttaaggtC
The sequence above is drawn from the Culicoides brevitarsis isolate CSIRO-B50_1 chromosome 1, AGI_CSIRO_Cbre_v1, whole genome shotgun sequence genome and encodes:
- the LOC134836974 gene encoding protein OPI10 homolog, with translation MLGLIVSGRLVQTNFQEIEPGKYLIEIPEADNINHIVVFLTADTPMALGTAGAVYFSWPDPNSPPQFQYLGHISNSKPSAIFKINQLKKLHELEVMDQGSVFGQQQISHTAQIGVSIEPEVNVLQQTSAIANTGNSYLQFGQKILENFFNFASSFAVTQSQMQPNPMETFVPLSTLQSWYVNFQRRLEQNPNFWKN